From Corvus moneduloides isolate bCorMon1 chromosome 4, bCorMon1.pri, whole genome shotgun sequence, one genomic window encodes:
- the LOC116443116 gene encoding uncharacterized protein LOC116443116, protein MEKRKPLAELRRAAVTLRVCHLSTQRRRVPTRVSAEPGRVLATSPGAAAGQRREARAALRPKRRPVPPGGPSDGPLQAPPLFRQECGRVIARGAAPARCRAAPPLPRRPPPCSADPLRRPGGGGGRPRLRSGSRSPACARRGSGAGPLAHEPSSSPVFTFGHWFTRRRQDAAVLVKSALPVRCFYRPGLAEVAGAHLAAVSRGTRGCKAASPAPALAAAAHSHASLVLPASSAEDALPPRRLTPSVLSPSLPSSAASRAREGCEGRLPVCCPGAVAAAQTRKQITPSRDSESLTTIPAPRPTAVLATLTGTRSSPGLRQAGERWLCPATVAGASGRESAGRREAAAPDHHRRLRFRTVPAGMGGGSGSGEGAGTGEGTRRRCRSRKFSITAVIPPPPSGANCPHFVWKTMMRPCCSFIRRMVKCTQEEKLLCF, encoded by the exons ATGGAAAAACGCAAACCGCTGGCGGAACTGCGTCGCGCCGCAGTCACTTTGCGGGTTTGCCACCTTTCCACGCAGCGGCGGCGCGTCCCTACGCGCGTCTCGGCGGAGCCCGGCAGAGTCTTGGCGACAAgcccgggcgctgccgccggACAAAGGCGCGAAGCACGAGCCGCGCTCCGTCCGAAAAGGCGCCCCGTTCCTCCTGGCGGCCCG TCTGACGGCCCCCTCCAGGCGCCGCCGCTCTTCAGGCAGGAATGTGGGCGCGTCATCGCAAGGGGCGCGGCGCCCGCCCGCTGCCGCGCCGCCCCCCCGCTgccgcgccgccccccgccctgCTCGGCTGACCCCCTGCGCCGcccgggcgggggcggggggcgtCCCCGACTGAGAAGTGGGAGCCGGTCACCGGCGTGTGCCCGACGGGGATCGGGAGCGGGGCCACTAGCACATGAGCCGAGCAGCTCGCCAGTGTTTACATTCGGGCACTGGTTTACACGGCGGAGACAGGACGCTGCGGTGCTTGTCAAGAGCGCCCTGCCTGTGAGGTGCTTCTACCGGCCCG GCCTGGCGGAGGTAGCAGGGGCCCATTTAGCTGCTGTCTCTAGAGGGACGAGGGGTTGCaaagcagcatccccagctcctgccctcgCGGCAGCAGCGCACTCCCACGccagcctggtgctgccagCCTCGAGTGCGGAGGATGCCCTGCCACCGCGTCGTTTGACCCCCTCCGTGCTATcgccctccctcccttcttctgCAGCCTCGAGAGCCCGTGAAGGGTGCGAGGGGCGGCTGCCTGTCTGCTGTCCCGGGGCAGTGGCGGCCGCACAGACACGAAAGCAGATCACACCGTCGAGGGACAGCGAATCCCTCACCACCATCCCCGCTCCTCGGCCCACTGCAGTGCTCGCGACTCTGACGGGGACACGAAGCTCCCCAGGGCTGAGACAGGCGGGAGAACGGTGGCTCTGCCCCGCGACTGTCGCCGGGGCAAGCGGGCGGGAATCCGCCGGACGGCGCGAGGCGGCGGCACCCGACCATCACCGCCGCCTAAGGTTCCGGACCGTCCCCGCCGGAATGGGGGGCGGGAGTGGAAgcggggaaggggcagggacCGGCGAGGGCACGCGCAGGAGATGCAGGAGCCGAAAATTTTCCATCACTGCAGTCATCCCCCCGCCCCCATCCGGCGCG aaCTGTCCTCATTTTGTATGGAAAACGATGATGAGACCTTGTTGCTCATTTATAAGAAGAATGGTAAAATGCACCCAGGAAGAAAAATTGCTATGTTTCTAA